TCATCTGTTGCCTTTGATGTGACTGTGAAGTTTGTGTCAATGCCTGCTAAGATTTTGAGGAGACCTTGGACAACAGCAAAGAGATGAGCTGAGATTCCTCCAATGACCCAGAACTGCTCGTTTCTCCACCACTCCTCAATGCTCACTCCACTCCATCTCAGTTCCAAGATTCCCGTTGCAATGATAGACCCGAACAATGCGATAAAGAAGAGACTAGCAAATGTGCTTATCTGGAGGAAAAAAACGGGAAAACAGATAGTTAGCGAAGCTAATGCAGCTTTCCAAAACGCTTTTATCAAATGAGTTACTAACCGGTGGCATGATGAATTTGTCGGTAAGGAGACAGATGGCTGGAAGAATACAGTAGGCAAGGAGTGGAATAGATGTGAACGGATAGATTGTTGTGTTGGCGTAGGCGAAACGCTCAAGCCATTTGAGTTTGCCTCCTTTGTAGCCATACCAGAGAGGGCTGTGACGGCTGAAAAAGATTTCAACAGACCCGAGTGCCCAACGCAAAACCTGGTTTAACCTGTCTGATAGATTGATAGGAGCTGAACCCTTGAACGCAGCTCTCTTTGGCATGCAGTAAATAGATCTCCAGCCACGGCAATGCATCTTGAAACCCGTCAGAATATCCTCAGTGATAGAGCCATAGATCCAACCCAGCTACAATTCAGAGATACACAAAAGTTTGTTACTATGGCCAGCTTCAAAATCACAAACGAGGTGCTACTTAACGGTTCAGTATTATTACCTCAGTTCCCCACTCAGTCTTGTCTTCATAACCGCAGCTTATGACATGTATTGCCTCCTTAAGGAGCACTGCAGGACTTGATGACGGAGGAACACCACCATCTTCCATCAAAGTTGAGGTTACAAAGATAGATGATTGCCCAAACTTTTTCTCAAAGTTCATCTCAGACATCAGATGCTCCTTATCACCGTCTGCTCCTGCCAAACAAACACTATCAGATCTGAAACAATCCCACATAAACTAAACCTACTTCAAGATTTGGCcgatttttataagtttattgGAATAGTTTACCTCCAAGGGCTGCTATGTCGCCATTCGACTCATGCTTGGACTTTCTCCGGCGCCCAAAACAAGGACAACAACCACAGCTTATCATCTTGGGACGTTTAGGACCCTTTGGTGGTTCATAACCATACAGAGCTTGTCGTTTGAAAACACACCCAGTACCAACGTAAACTGGACCTTGGATTCCATCTAGACCTTTCATATTGATCTGTAACAAGCATAGGTGGGTAAGAACGATGGTGCATTTATAATATAGACTAGAAGTTGAAGAAAATGTGGATTGTGTCTTACATCAAAGAAGACTGTGTTTCTGTTGGCGTAACGATCGTGCCTGTCAATACCATCGAATCTTTGAGGAAACTGAACGTAGCAGACCTTCTTTCCAATCTGAGGATCCATCAAAAAGCACATTGCTTCCCTCACGGCCTTGCTGTTATTCACGTAGTGATCACAGTCCAAGTTCAGCATGAATGGAGCATTTGTGAGTACACCTGCTACTCGAACCTGGCAGAAGTAtcgagaagaaagaagaagttaagTCATGTTAGGCCCAAGACTCAGGATAAATTTGGTCCAAGGCAATTCAAAAAAAAGTACCAGGGCGTTCATGGCACCAGCTTTCTTGTGGTGCTGAAAACCAGGCCGCTTCTCACGTGACACGTACACAAGCCGAGGGAGCTCGTTTCCTTCCACATCAAACCCACCGTTGCTGCCGAGGAAGACCTGGATCATACCTGGATGGTCCTTTGTGTTGTTCCCTGGCCAAGGCGTTCCATCTGGCATGATCCAACCTTCTATAGGAGCCTTTGAGGCTTTCGCCACGAGAGCATTGATCCTCACCTTGAACTCCTCATACTCTCTCTGCCAAAAAATCAATTTACCGAGTGGAAAATTTAGATTATAGTGAAAAACCAAAGTGATGATATAACTTGATCCCAGGTAATAGACACTGACTTTCATGGCTCGGCGTTCCTTAACGAACGTTGGCTGGACTTTGTCCTTAAGATAATCAATCTTCAACGTGAAGTACATCTCCGGTGCCCTTGGCTCTATGGAGAATTTCTTACAGAAGGGAACCCATTTTCTTGCAAACTCAGCAGTTTCTGCGAGAGAGTCGAATGTGAGCATGGAAGCACCATCGTCAGAGACGTAGCAGGAGATTTTCTCAACTGGGTAGTCCATGGCCAAGATTGACAGCACGGTGTTGGATGTGACGAGAGGAGGCTCCTTCATCGGGTCCACCGTACTGACAAAGACATCTACAGGTGCAAGCATGTTTGGTTCACCTTCCCTCTCGTATCtgtgtaaacaaaaaaaatatttttattaaaactccAACTTCCTAGATTTTAAGGCTTCCACTTGAGAATATGTGGATTTTACCTGAGGGAGAGACGATCTAGATAGGTCTCACGATCAATGGGGAACCACTTGGGAAACTGATCAAGAATCCAAGAGACAGCGAACCAGATTTCACAGATCACAGAGGTCAGCCATAACCCCAGAGCATCGTGCACGGGGTTCAAGAGCCTGTACCGTAGAAAAACTGCTAGAATGACAAGCCTAGCAACGATGACCATACGGTATGGATTGATCTTGCTTGAGGCAATGGGCACTTTCCGCGAGAGTGGCTGCCTTGCCTCGTCGATCCTGCGTACATTTCGGAACAAAATTCAAAAGATTGTAAGCATGAATACGAATCATTGAAAAAAGAACTGAAGGAGCAGACAAATGTTTGTGGAGGCATTACAGTCCCATCTCAGGATCATCATCTGGTTCTGG
The window above is part of the Brassica napus cultivar Da-Ae chromosome C3, Da-Ae, whole genome shotgun sequence genome. Proteins encoded here:
- the LOC106386336 gene encoding cellulose synthase A catalytic subunit 7 — its product is MEASAGLVAGSHNRNELVVIHNHEEPKPLKNLDGQVCEICGDQIGLTVEGDLFVACNECGFPACRPCYEYERREGSQNCPQCKTRYKRLRGSPRVEGDEDEEDIDDIEDEFNIDDGQDKQKQSAESTLYGKMSYGRGPEDDENGRFPPVIAGGHSRHVSGEFPVGGGYANGEHGLHKRVHPYASSEAGSERWDDKKEGGWRERMDDWKLQQGNLGPEPDDDPEMGLIDEARQPLSRKVPIASSKINPYRMVIVARLVILAVFLRYRLLNPVHDALGLWLTSVICEIWFAVSWILDQFPKWFPIDRETYLDRLSLRYEREGEPNMLAPVDVFVSTVDPMKEPPLVTSNTVLSILAMDYPVEKISCYVSDDGASMLTFDSLAETAEFARKWVPFCKKFSIEPRAPEMYFTLKIDYLKDKVQPTFVKERRAMKREYEEFKVRINALVAKASKAPIEGWIMPDGTPWPGNNTKDHPGMIQVFLGSNGGFDVEGNELPRLVYVSREKRPGFQHHKKAGAMNALVRVAGVLTNAPFMLNLDCDHYVNNSKAVREAMCFLMDPQIGKKVCYVQFPQRFDGIDRHDRYANRNTVFFDINMKGLDGIQGPVYVGTGCVFKRQALYGYEPPKGPKRPKMISCGCCPCFGRRRKSKHESNGDIAALGDGDKEHLMSEMNFEKKFGQSSIFVTSTLMEDGGVPPSSSPAVLLKEAIHVISCGYEDKTEWGTELGWIYGSITEDILTGFKMHCRGWRSIYCMPKRAAFKGSAPINLSDRLNQVLRWALGSVEIFFSRHSPLWYGYKGGKLKWLERFAYANTTIYPFTSIPLLAYCILPAICLLTDKFIMPPISTFASLFFIALFGSIIATGILELRWSGVSIEEWWRNEQFWVIGGISAHLFAVVQGLLKILAGIDTNFTVTSKATDDDDFGELYAFKWTTLLIPPTTVLIINIVGVVAGISDAINNGYQSWGPLFGKLFFSFWVIVHLYPFLKGLMGRQNRTPTIVVIWSILLASIFSLLWVRIDPFVMKTKGPDTSMCGINC